Proteins encoded in a region of the Marinococcus sp. PL1-022 genome:
- a CDS encoding HTH-type transcriptional regulator Hpr: protein MDSSFDAKQSILFSLRAAQLSKALWKSVEKDWQEWVKPYNLNINEFQILWVAHQLEGASVSGIAKFGVMHVSTAFNFSKKLEDRNLLKFSKKTNDKRNTYIELTEDGESLLLSILESYEKETFQVSEGALPIKELYGKFPEFSELMTIVRYIYGEEFMHLFEESLQSFENDFMDKDGTLLPADRSAK from the coding sequence TTGGACTCTTCATTTGATGCCAAGCAGTCAATACTATTCAGCCTCCGTGCTGCACAGCTGTCTAAAGCATTATGGAAATCGGTGGAAAAAGATTGGCAGGAATGGGTGAAGCCCTATAATTTAAACATTAACGAATTTCAAATTCTCTGGGTTGCTCACCAATTAGAGGGCGCTTCTGTGTCCGGGATTGCGAAGTTCGGGGTTATGCACGTCTCAACTGCATTTAATTTTTCGAAAAAGCTGGAAGACCGCAACCTTTTAAAATTTTCAAAGAAAACGAACGATAAGCGCAATACGTATATCGAGCTGACAGAAGACGGCGAAAGCCTGCTTCTTTCCATCCTCGAGTCTTATGAAAAAGAAACGTTTCAGGTTTCTGAAGGGGCCCTTCCCATTAAAGAGCTGTACGGAAAGTTTCCCGAGTTTTCTGAACTTATGACCATTGTACGCTACATTTATGGAGAAGAATTCATGCATTTGTTTGAAGAGTCCCTCCAGTCTTTTGAAAATGATTTTATGGATAAAGACGGAACTCTGCTTCCAGCGGACAGATCTGCCAAATAA
- a CDS encoding DUF3267 domain-containing protein has protein sequence MNCWKSVNLRKENNTTKMTIMSVGFSFLTFMFTFLIFSSLQPDTQLKGIGLGVLLLMMLILYPLHSILHAVPLWMIGIATTWKFDRNRRKQLPVIKYSFSKPVSRNMYVAAMLSPFVILGTASIAGAVLMPGYMHYFLIIFSLNSGMAIHDFAFVRQLVRAPKHCTVERKLDGMDIVLKQPS, from the coding sequence ATGAATTGCTGGAAATCAGTGAATCTACGAAAAGAAAACAACACAACAAAAATGACAATCATGTCGGTAGGATTTTCCTTTTTAACTTTTATGTTTACTTTTTTAATCTTTAGTTCGCTGCAGCCCGATACGCAGCTCAAAGGTATCGGATTAGGAGTTCTTCTTTTAATGATGCTCATTCTTTACCCTCTGCATTCTATTTTGCACGCCGTACCTCTCTGGATGATTGGTATCGCTACAACCTGGAAATTTGACAGAAACCGCAGGAAACAGCTTCCTGTGATTAAATACAGCTTCAGCAAACCAGTATCAAGAAATATGTATGTCGCAGCCATGCTCAGCCCTTTTGTGATACTTGGAACTGCAAGTATTGCCGGGGCCGTGCTTATGCCAGGCTATATGCATTACTTCCTTATTATCTTTTCATTAAACAGCGGGATGGCTATCCATGATTTTGCGTTTGTCCGCCAGCTGGTGCGGGCTCCAAAGCACTGTACGGTGGAACGCAAGCTTGACGGTATGGATATTGTATTGAAGCAGCCTTCTTAA
- a CDS encoding YpmS family protein, whose translation MTRNIWKILFILLLVINVIIIGAVVFWWASLDQESGSTEKEPQTSEEEEFQPYFTGETNSAQVNNILEAEMENERADLVVEDGQFKIISALELLGREIDIELSFVPEALENGNVELQKDDFSIAGLPLPGTEVLTVVQNQSEFPEFVQINPEEETIRIRLDQWSEDEEYTVRAERVNLEEDEIVFVVGR comes from the coding sequence TTGACGCGGAACATATGGAAAATTTTATTCATCCTGCTATTAGTCATCAATGTTATTATTATTGGCGCAGTAGTCTTCTGGTGGGCATCTCTGGATCAGGAGAGCGGTTCAACCGAAAAAGAACCGCAAACTTCTGAGGAGGAAGAATTTCAGCCGTACTTTACCGGGGAAACAAATTCTGCCCAGGTAAATAATATTTTAGAAGCAGAAATGGAAAACGAAAGAGCCGACTTAGTGGTGGAAGACGGGCAGTTTAAAATTATTTCTGCGCTCGAGCTTCTCGGTCGTGAAATTGATATTGAACTGAGTTTTGTGCCGGAGGCTTTAGAAAACGGTAATGTCGAACTGCAAAAGGATGATTTCTCTATTGCAGGGCTGCCGCTGCCGGGAACAGAAGTACTGACAGTGGTGCAGAATCAGTCGGAATTTCCGGAATTTGTCCAGATTAATCCGGAAGAGGAAACGATCAGAATACGTCTTGATCAGTGGAGCGAAGATGAAGAATATACTGTACGGGCAGAAAGGGTCAATCTTGAAGAAGATGAAATTGTTTTTGTCGTAGGAAGATAA
- a CDS encoding peptidylprolyl isomerase, which yields MKKYIFTAVSLSGALLLASCSNQGSAEESNTIVEVNGESISEQELMDDLKENYGENALNNLVQQKVLNNKAEELEISDKQVNKEFKSMKEQYGIDDNDQFLQTIQQNMGVQVESIKAFKEQYVKPQLVVEELGSQDVEVTEEEMKNYYDENKEEVVQVEASHILVESEKEANEIIKELEGGADFAELAKEKSIDTASGESGGELGYFGKGEMTEAFEKAAFDMEVDSISEEPVETEHGFHVIKVTGKKDSYDELKDDIKQTLKTEEQKDGQQVLNEIMQEADINVEDKDYKDWVKTYTEASSGKSSS from the coding sequence ATGAAGAAGTACATTTTTACTGCCGTAAGTCTCAGTGGAGCCCTTCTGCTTGCATCCTGCAGTAATCAAGGCAGTGCCGAAGAAAGCAATACAATTGTGGAAGTGAACGGAGAAAGCATTTCTGAGCAGGAGCTCATGGATGATTTAAAGGAAAATTACGGGGAAAACGCCTTAAATAACCTTGTCCAGCAAAAAGTTTTAAACAATAAAGCCGAAGAGCTTGAAATTTCAGATAAGCAGGTTAATAAAGAATTTAAATCCATGAAAGAACAGTATGGAATAGACGATAATGATCAGTTCCTTCAAACCATCCAGCAAAATATGGGTGTTCAGGTTGAAAGCATCAAAGCTTTCAAGGAGCAGTATGTGAAGCCGCAGCTCGTAGTTGAGGAACTGGGCTCCCAGGACGTTGAGGTAACCGAAGAAGAAATGAAAAATTACTACGACGAAAACAAAGAAGAAGTTGTGCAGGTCGAAGCAAGTCATATTCTCGTTGAAAGTGAAAAAGAAGCTAACGAAATAATCAAGGAACTTGAAGGTGGTGCAGATTTTGCTGAGCTTGCAAAAGAAAAGTCTATCGATACTGCTTCCGGTGAAAGCGGCGGAGAACTTGGTTATTTCGGGAAAGGCGAAATGACGGAAGCTTTTGAGAAAGCGGCATTTGACATGGAGGTGGATTCCATCTCTGAAGAGCCTGTCGAAACAGAGCACGGCTTCCATGTGATTAAGGTCACTGGCAAAAAAGACAGCTACGATGAGTTAAAAGACGATATTAAACAAACGCTTAAAACTGAAGAGCAGAAAGACGGGCAGCAGGTCCTAAACGAAATTATGCAGGAAGCAGACATCAATGTTGAAGACAAGGATTACAAGGATTGGGTAAAAACATATACTGAAGCGAGCAGCGGGAAATCAAGCAGTTAA
- a CDS encoding sensor histidine kinase produces the protein MMKVNLTQRIWLSFIAIIVLVGLTVIIVYPISIRGTLTEETYRIIEEEQAQLVNPLSDYFTPPESDDLDFIERREAERSVGHVFVTENETVSGEPRPPAEVEKEMLENAGNQNAERERYELTFNDATLFYVITKVESDGEEAFQISYMWDTYRDTMVNRLWTRLVYILLITSVVSLLPAIWLKRYLRQPLRVLGNRFEQIAERNWREPFNWKGDQDFQKLSEQFERMRQNLIRYDNSQKTFIQHASHELKTPIMVVKSYAQSVKDGILPKKDMEKTMDVIIDEANRMDKRVRDMLYYTKLDSLKTEAIEYEEIIFGKLAYAIEERFRLQRSDIRFYIEGASVRMVADAEHMRVLLENLVENALRYAEDSIWIKAEKDPDGRVKITVENNGENINEEELEYIFTPFRKGNKGQFGLGLAIVSQIAELHGASKEAVNTETGVMFTIILPAENEIKTQKTEA, from the coding sequence ATGATGAAAGTGAATTTAACCCAGCGCATTTGGCTCTCCTTTATCGCCATTATTGTTCTGGTCGGTCTGACAGTCATTATCGTCTATCCTATTTCGATCCGGGGGACGTTAACGGAGGAAACGTACCGGATTATCGAAGAAGAGCAGGCTCAGCTCGTTAATCCGCTGAGTGATTATTTCACGCCCCCGGAGTCAGACGATCTGGATTTTATTGAAAGGCGGGAGGCAGAGAGGTCGGTGGGGCACGTTTTTGTTACTGAAAATGAAACAGTCAGTGGAGAGCCTCGTCCCCCGGCCGAAGTGGAAAAAGAAATGCTCGAAAATGCCGGCAATCAAAATGCGGAACGGGAACGATACGAGCTTACTTTTAATGATGCTACACTTTTCTATGTGATTACAAAAGTAGAATCGGACGGAGAAGAAGCGTTCCAGATTTCCTACATGTGGGATACGTATAGAGACACGATGGTGAACCGGTTGTGGACCCGCCTGGTGTACATACTGCTCATCACAAGCGTTGTAAGCCTGTTGCCGGCGATTTGGCTGAAACGCTACCTCAGGCAGCCGCTGCGGGTGCTTGGCAACCGCTTTGAACAAATTGCGGAGAGAAACTGGCGGGAGCCTTTTAATTGGAAAGGGGATCAGGACTTTCAGAAGCTGTCTGAGCAGTTTGAACGGATGCGGCAAAATCTAATCCGTTATGATAATTCGCAAAAAACATTTATCCAGCACGCCTCCCATGAGCTTAAAACACCGATTATGGTCGTCAAATCCTATGCGCAATCCGTCAAAGACGGCATTCTGCCTAAAAAGGATATGGAAAAAACAATGGATGTCATTATTGATGAAGCGAACCGCATGGATAAAAGGGTCAGGGACATGCTGTATTACACGAAGCTTGATTCACTCAAAACAGAGGCGATTGAATATGAAGAAATCATATTCGGTAAACTCGCGTACGCGATTGAAGAACGTTTTCGTCTGCAGCGCAGCGATATCCGTTTTTATATTGAAGGGGCGAGCGTACGCATGGTTGCAGACGCTGAACATATGCGGGTACTTCTTGAAAATTTAGTTGAAAACGCGCTGCGCTATGCTGAAGACAGCATATGGATTAAAGCAGAAAAGGATCCGGACGGCCGTGTAAAAATCACAGTCGAAAATAACGGGGAAAATATTAATGAAGAAGAGCTCGAATACATTTTCACACCGTTTAGAAAAGGAAATAAGGGGCAATTCGGTCTCGGTCTTGCGATTGTAAGCCAAATTGCTGAATTGCATGGAGCGTCAAAAGAGGCAGTCAATACGGAGACTGGGGTCATGTTCACCATCATTCTTCCTGCAGAAAACGAAATAAAGACACAAAAAACCGAGGCCTAA
- a CDS encoding response regulator transcription factor — protein MTTAYTIYLVEDEENLSGVLKPYMEKEGWEVTVFDNGTDALEAKEEPPHLWVLDIMLPGTDGYQILKEIRSSKKGEVPVIFISARDQDLDRVLGLEMGSDDYLAKPFLPQELIIRAKKLLSRVYGESQTETKKTEVNNYYIDPEARTVTDAENNEAHIELTTKEMDLILLLTEEVGKALSREDIIEHVWGENYFGSERAVDDVVRRVRKKMPRIHLETLYGYGYRVLPS, from the coding sequence ATGACGACTGCATATACAATCTATTTAGTGGAAGATGAAGAAAATCTTTCGGGCGTATTGAAGCCCTACATGGAAAAGGAGGGGTGGGAAGTAACTGTCTTTGATAACGGTACAGACGCCCTGGAGGCTAAAGAAGAACCGCCTCATCTGTGGGTGCTTGATATTATGCTGCCGGGGACTGATGGATACCAGATATTAAAAGAAATTCGTTCCTCAAAAAAAGGGGAAGTGCCGGTGATTTTTATTTCTGCGAGAGACCAGGATCTTGACCGTGTGCTCGGCCTTGAAATGGGAAGCGATGACTATCTGGCGAAGCCATTTCTTCCCCAGGAACTGATTATCCGTGCTAAAAAACTGTTGTCCCGGGTGTACGGCGAATCGCAGACCGAAACAAAAAAGACAGAAGTAAATAATTATTATATCGATCCGGAAGCACGTACTGTAACGGATGCTGAAAATAACGAGGCCCATATTGAGCTGACTACAAAGGAGATGGACTTAATTCTGCTTTTAACCGAAGAGGTAGGCAAAGCCCTGTCGAGGGAAGATATCATTGAACATGTGTGGGGAGAAAACTATTTTGGCTCCGAACGGGCTGTAGATGACGTTGTGCGCAGAGTCCGGAAGAAAATGCCCAGAATTCATCTGGAGACGCTGTATGGATACGGATATCGTGTTCTGCCGTCATGA
- the yidC gene encoding membrane protein insertase YidC has protein sequence MNSKWKLIAMLGVLMLVLAGCGGEQEAISADSEGIWNRFFVYPFSWLLITIAQFFNGDYGLSIIVVTIIIRIVLLPLFLKQQNSAIAMKRLQPRMKELQEKYSSKNQAEAQKLQQEMMKLYRDEGVNPMMGCLPILLQMPILMAFYFAIQRTEELAAHSFLWVDLGEPDPFFIFPILAGIMMFLQTRITAKDMPENMRPIMMLMPVMMIVAGIFLPSALSLYWATGGVFMIFQTLVFTKRKEKMEQSQQEKSTT, from the coding sequence TTGAATAGTAAGTGGAAGTTAATAGCAATGCTTGGTGTTTTAATGCTGGTTCTTGCCGGTTGTGGCGGCGAACAGGAAGCCATATCGGCAGACAGTGAAGGAATTTGGAATCGTTTTTTTGTATACCCGTTTTCGTGGCTTTTAATCACGATTGCCCAATTTTTTAACGGTGACTATGGTCTTTCTATCATTGTAGTGACAATTATCATTCGTATTGTGCTGCTTCCATTGTTTTTAAAGCAGCAGAACAGTGCGATTGCCATGAAACGGCTGCAGCCGAGAATGAAAGAGCTGCAGGAAAAATACAGCTCTAAAAACCAGGCGGAAGCACAGAAGCTTCAGCAGGAAATGATGAAATTGTACCGGGACGAAGGTGTAAATCCAATGATGGGCTGTCTGCCTATACTGCTGCAGATGCCGATTTTAATGGCCTTTTACTTTGCCATTCAGCGTACAGAAGAGCTGGCTGCCCACAGTTTCTTATGGGTAGACCTTGGTGAACCGGATCCATTTTTCATATTCCCGATCCTTGCGGGGATAATGATGTTTTTACAAACGAGAATCACGGCGAAGGATATGCCTGAAAACATGAGACCAATTATGATGCTGATGCCAGTGATGATGATTGTAGCCGGAATCTTTCTCCCGTCAGCCCTTTCTCTTTACTGGGCGACAGGCGGTGTGTTTATGATTTTCCAAACTCTCGTGTTTACAAAGCGCAAAGAAAAAATGGAACAGAGCCAGCAGGAAAAATCAACAACGTAA
- a CDS encoding lytic transglycosylase domain-containing protein — MRPQTKRYRHVYLITAVTALLTAAIVFIATSVQDSSIPTYNSQEDFRENEVPKEYISVYKQAGEDYDIPWTLLAAVHRVETVFSTMETLESPVGAIGHMQFMPCTFVGWNYPGCGGNGSTDIPEQELTDPETINEYGGYGVDADGDGRADPYALEDAVYSTANFLASNGAAGGEVRPAIYQYNQADWYVDDILNYYNTYDEEVELVSLEENHLAEEGG, encoded by the coding sequence GTGCGCCCGCAGACCAAGCGTTATCGACACGTTTATTTAATTACAGCAGTGACAGCTCTACTCACAGCAGCTATTGTTTTTATTGCCACATCAGTGCAGGACAGCAGCATACCGACATACAATTCCCAGGAAGACTTTAGGGAGAATGAAGTTCCAAAAGAATATATTTCTGTTTACAAACAGGCGGGAGAAGATTATGATATTCCGTGGACCCTCTTAGCAGCGGTCCACCGGGTGGAAACTGTTTTTTCCACGATGGAAACCCTGGAAAGCCCTGTGGGAGCGATAGGACATATGCAGTTTATGCCATGCACATTTGTAGGATGGAATTATCCGGGCTGCGGTGGAAATGGCAGTACTGATATACCGGAGCAGGAATTAACCGATCCGGAGACAATTAATGAATACGGAGGCTACGGTGTTGATGCTGACGGCGACGGCAGAGCCGATCCATATGCTCTTGAAGATGCCGTTTACTCGACGGCGAACTTTCTTGCTTCTAACGGAGCGGCAGGCGGTGAGGTACGGCCGGCAATATATCAATATAACCAGGCGGACTGGTACGTAGACGATATTCTTAATTATTACAACACATATGATGAAGAAGTGGAATTGGTAAGTCTTGAAGAAAATCATTTAGCAGAGGAGGGGGGATAA
- a CDS encoding YlbF family regulator — protein sequence MSNIHDKAYELSSALRDSEEFQQLKELHNEVEQDEVAKRMLDNFRNVQLELQQKQMQGEQPSEEEITQAQKQFEMVQQHEVISKLMQQEQQLSTVISDLNKIITEPLEELYGVPEENNGQQ from the coding sequence ATGTCCAATATTCATGACAAGGCTTACGAATTATCGAGTGCGCTTCGTGACAGCGAAGAATTCCAACAGCTTAAAGAGCTTCATAACGAAGTAGAGCAGGACGAAGTCGCAAAGCGTATGCTTGATAACTTCCGTAATGTACAGCTTGAACTGCAGCAAAAACAAATGCAGGGAGAGCAGCCTTCGGAAGAAGAAATTACACAGGCTCAAAAACAGTTTGAAATGGTGCAGCAGCACGAAGTTATCTCGAAGCTGATGCAGCAGGAGCAGCAGCTCAGCACAGTCATTTCTGACCTGAATAAAATTATTACTGAGCCGCTTGAAGAACTCTACGGTGTACCGGAAGAGAATAACGGCCAGCAGTAA